Within Primulina tabacum isolate GXHZ01 chromosome 5, ASM2559414v2, whole genome shotgun sequence, the genomic segment AGCCCGTAAGAAGTAAGGTTTCAGCCCCTAAGACGGTAATGGCAAGCTTTCAGCACCTAATACGGTAATGGCAAGCTTTCAGCTCGATAAGAAAGAATTCAGTGCATAAGAAGTAAGCAAGATGTCCCTGATTAATTTGTTGCAGTTGTTAACTCAAATTTTCATGTTACTTATTTTTTTTCGAAATAGTATATTGGTAGTTTCGCTTAAGTGGAAGGCGATAATGGCTCGAAGAAGTAAATTTTCAATTGAATTCACCCCGAATTACGGTAATGTTTTCTTTTTAAATGTGATGACTTTGTGGATAAATTTATTGAGATTTATCACATTTACGGGATGTTAATATTCTGTTTGTTAGGCTGGATGCGAGAACCCACTCTTGTTACAATTAAATTGTACTACAACGGTTCAATGGAAACCAATCGCAAGAGGAAAATGTACAAAGGTGGGAGTACTGAATTCTTTGATTTTGTGGACATGGATAAGATAGGCTTGATTGATCTATGGGGTTATGCTAAGGAATTAGGATGCTTGGACAAAGATAGGTTCCGATTTTGACACAAAATCGGTAAATCTTTTACCGATGGTAGATATTTGGAAAGTGATGCTGATGTGGTTGAAATTAGGAACCATGTCCCCAAAAACTATGAAGTGGAAACTTATATTGAACATGATGAATGTGTTTCAATAAATCAGATAGATGCATCCTGTGTTTTAGAAAAACCGAATGAAGTTGAACCGAAAACAAGGGTTGGAATCAATGGTGAAGCTGATGTAGAATTTAACGATAGTGAATTTGAtttcgaagaagaagaaaattataGGGGAAAGGGGAAAAATATAGTCATTGATGGTGATATTTCCAATGATTTGTTTGAGAGAACGCAAGGTGATGAAGGAGATGATGATTGTGCAAAAAGTGATGAGTTAGAGAGTGCATTTGATTCTGAAGAGGAAGATCCAGAAAAATTCCAAATGTATGAATATTCGGAAAATCCTGATTTGAAGCTTGGTATGATATTTGATTCAAAAAAAGAGGCAAAGTTTGCTATAGAAAGTCATTATATCAGACGAGGGATGGTAGTTAACTTTGTGAAGAATGACAAAAGTAGGCTCCGAGGCGTGTGCAAAAATGAAGGATGTGAATGGGTTATTCATGTGTCACCAATTAGGAAGGACAGTTGCTGGCAGATAAAGACTTTTGAATCTGAGCACAAAAACTGCTATTGGAatgttaagaacaaaaacatcAAGTCAAGCTAGTTAGCTGAAACTTTCGTGAATAAATTGAAATCAAATCCTAAGTTAGGTACCAGAGAGTTTATAGAAGAGGTTAAATCTACGTTGAATGTAGCCCTCACATATAAACAAGCTTATTTGGGTCGCAAAAAAGCATTGAAGCTAGTTGATGGTAGTATAGCGGAACAATTTAGCCGAATAAGAAATTATTGTGCTGAACTGAAAAGGTCCGATGAAGATGCTTCTGTGATTCTGAAACTGACTGATGAAGATGATGGACCAAGATTTCAGAAGCTGTATGTGTGCTTTTCGGATAACAACATTTTTCCTATTGCTTATGCATTGGTGGAAGGAGAGACAAAGGATACTAGGATGTGGTTTCTGCGGTTGTTGGATAACGATATTGGCTTCGAGAATCAAGATGGTTGGACCTTCACGTCTGATAAGCAAAAAGGCTTGATTCCTGCATTTgagaatttgtttccaaatgctGAAAATAGATTTTGTGTTAGGCATTTGTACACCAACATGAAATATGATGGATTTAGAGGTGTGGCAATAAAAAATGCTCTTTGGGCTGCGGCTAGGGCGACAAGAGTTGAAGAGTTCAAAAGGCGGATGGAAAACTTGAAGAAGATTAATCATGATGCCTATTTATGGTTGGCAAAAAAACCTGAACAACACTGGTCCAAGGCATACTTCAGCACAATTCCAAAATGTGATATACTTCTTAACAACATGTGTGAGTGTTTCAACAGCATGATTTTAGATGCAAGAGAAAAACCAGTCATCTCAATGTTCGAAACAATAAGAAATTTGTTGATGGCCAGGTTTCAAACCAACAGAGAGAAGGCCGAGAAATGGGATGGTGTGATGTGTCCGAAAATTAAAGTTGTCTTGGCTAAGAATAGCAAGGAAGCAGCTGCTTTTAGTCCTTTGATGGCTGATGAGACACATTTTCAGATCACAGGATTACACCAGCAGCACTCTGTTGACCTGTGTAGAATGAGTTGCAGTTGTAGGAAATGGGATTTGACTGGAATTCCATGTCCACATGCTGTTTGTGCTATTTGGTGTAAGCAAGAAAACCCGGAGGCTTATGTACATCGTTTTTATAGTGTTTTGAAATACAAGCAATGTTACTCGCGATCCATCATGCCCATTAATGGACCAGCCTTGTGACCTGAATGCAGTTAGTCCCTCAATTACCACCAATTTATAAAGAAAAAGTTGGTAGGCCAGCAAAGTTGAGAAGGCGACAACCTGATGAAGTTCCAGCTTCAAGACAATCAAAGCTGAGAGGTGTGAAACGAAACAACAAATGTCGGACATGTGGTGGGTTTGGACACAATCGAATGAGTTGCAACATATCTAAAGCAAGTGGTTTAGATAGGGCAACACAAGAGAACAATGAAATGGACAGAGGTGAAACCGAAACACCACAAAATTACAACGAAATGGATATAGGTGATATTGTGGAGTTACTTTTGTTTTAATTTAGATTCTTACTTCAATTTTTAGCATGATAATATTTAGCATTTAATAGGTGACATTGAATCTGCACCACAAACATACAATGAAGCCGAGCTTGGTGCGACTACACAGGGCGACGCACTGTCAGATGAAAACGAAAGATTCATATCCAACAAAAGCGCAGAACGTGCTGAGGCAGCATTCAAAAGAAGGAAAAAACTGCAGGTTACAAACTATATGTTGTGTATTTATGatcatttgaaaaatatttttttacaagttttggtGTTAAATGATTGTTTTCAGGTAATACGACAACGAGCAACTGGAGTAACAATTAGTGGCAGCTCCAACAACATCTCATCTGTTAATGTAAATGCAACTAAACCTATTACATTTATTTTTGTGAGTTGGATATGTGTCAATTTTTTGTATCTTCTTCTCAGGTACGTAAAGTACTCAACAAACAAACGCATGTCATTGTGAAAGGCGGAAGGAACTTCGTAACTGTGTCTAATTTGAGagcttcagtggatgaccaaAGGAAAAAAACACCGATAGAATCAAGTGGAACTGGTGGTTGACGAAGTAGTGGTTGTGGACATGATCacagaaaacaaaaaagaacATGTTATTGTTTTGTTGGATTTTAATGGTTGTGGACATGTTATTTATTTCTTGTTGGATTTTAATGGTTGTGGAAGTGAATGTTGTGGTTATGAAATTAGTAGCTTTGAGGAATCATTGTGTTGTTTGTCTTTTATTTTCCTGGAATTTGTGGTTGTGGACATCTTTTTTCTTTGTAATGGTATgcatctttcttcttttttattCATGGAATGGTTCTCTGCTTTTGTTATGAATGGCCACTTGCAAATTGTGCCAAGCTTCCAAAGAATGGTTTTTCTCTGCTTGAAGGTTCCAGTAAATTATGCTTCCAATATATAGTAAACATTGGACACAATTGTGCATTTGGCCACAAGATGAAAATGAACAATTGGACacagttgcaaacacaagatgAATATTAAACATCTTACTCAAGTCAACGTTAAAGACAGATTGATGCATTCTTAATTCAAATCCCATAATCCACAAAACACATTTAGTTTTAACACAAGTGCAACATAAGCAATAACTACTCTATTTATCTTCACCAAGGTGTAGAGACTCTATTATTTCTTTGAGCTCTGTAGATAACTCTTCCATTTTCAGTGCATTTGGCGACTTTGACGTTCCAATTCCATTTGAGCCGCTACTAAGTGGGCTATTCTTTCATACTCTTTTGGTTTTCTACTCGAACTTCCATCAaatgttgaacttgaacattttGCCTCGTTACAGTTATAAGTTGCAGCTCCAACAGATTGTTTCTTCATATAATCATCGAATGATTTCAATGCCTCTTCTCTAGTGCAATAGGATTTGTGAGAAGCTCCACTGTATTTACTCACTTGCACTTGAGCCTCCTCCCAATTGTCGTAAACATCGGGTTTTCGTCCAACAAATACAACATATGTTTTTCCCTACAATAaataagaattttcaaatttagaaaaaataattatacataCAAAAACGAAGGGAAGTCAACAAAATACACACTAAATTAGTGATCATGCTACTAATCTGTTGAAAAATTTcgcaaaaaaaacaaaaagtaaATATACATATGTAGGAGAATTACATAAAACTAcaccaaataaaataaatctaagtattataattatgatatccATGTTGTGCCTAACAAATTAGAAAGATAGTGCTAACCCACCTTCAAAATTTATACTCAAAAATATTGAGATAcagtacatacatatatatattccaTTAACGATTTAGGATCAACTCATATCCACTTCAAAATGACATATAAGATCACAAAATAAGAATGCTACGAACATATTAATCGCGAAATTACAGCAAAACCATGGAAAATAATGAAAAGCCTTCACCATTGCAGATGTTGTAGTAGATTGAATCTGGAATTGCTGAATTTTCTTCCAGTTTCCGGTGGGTTTCGAATTAGGATTCTTTGATTTGAGGATTTAGGGTGGTCGTGGGGGCTGGCAAGTAATCTGATTTGGGGAGAAATCGAATGCCGTCTTAAATAAAAGATCACGTGACATGCACATGATGTTGGTCAACGTTAATATTAACGTCTAGTTAACGACAGGGACCAATTCGAGAAGATTTTAAATACATGAAGATTAGTTAAGCAGTCAACAATGAATAGGTATTGAAATGAGAAAAACCGTAAATAATAAGGACGAAAATGAGTATTTtcccaaatttaaatattaaaaaaccaGACGGCATCGTCTTCTGTTGTGGATAGAAAATCCCCGAGCTCCAAAGCCACGCAGCACAACCATGGCTTCCGTATCCGCATTCTCAATCTCGAAACCCAATCATTCTCTTCGCCTGTCCTCCTATTCTCCTCCGTCTACTTCCACTGCCCTTCAATTTCAGTTTCCTTTGGTCAAACACCATACGTACCCCCCCATTTCTTGCATTTATTCAATACCCAAGAGCAACAAGTGTAATTCTTGTAGACCCACAAAACTAAGAGCTCTTACTGAGGAAGAAGAGACCCTTGTCCCCGAACAAGAAACGCCGTCTCCTGCAGTTACCGCGGATCAGACTGTTTCTGTTTCGGTGTCGCATTCCGACGTACTCACCATGTTCTTTCAGGTGGTTGATTGTTTTACTAACATTTCATTTCGTATCGTCTTGCAATTGTTTGTTGTTTTTGCTACGACCGATGTTTTCTTGAAATGTGTAGGCTGAAGGGGCAATGACTGATTTAGCTATACCTACAGTTACCAAGGCTTTGGAGGTATTCATTTTATCtagtttttttcttctttttgaattAAATAACCGAGCTTGTGGTAATTTGCCAAAGGTGGCTTTGTGAAGCCATATACTTTCGGGGACTAGTGTCTAGGCCAGGGCAGACAGGTCACCCCCTTTGATATTAAGAAATTAACTTTTCTGGTGTAATTTTTGTAAGAATTCTAGTTTCGCCTCCCTAAATCCTGGGCCTGTTTCTGGTCAAGAGGTGTCTTTTGGTTAAGACTGCCAAGCAGGACTAACGAATGCTGGAAATATTTGCTTCGCCTCTACAAGTAATTACCAATGTATGCATATGAGGACCTATCATTTATATACTACGAGTACCAAAAAGAATAAATCTCAAGTCATTTTGCGCACCCATTATGACTAGATTATTAAGGTTCATATCTGTTCATTGTTATTGTCACCTGATTCTTGATCCACCTAAATATGCATGGACGATTGA encodes:
- the LOC142546737 gene encoding uncharacterized protein LOC142546737, with translation MASVSAFSISKPNHSLRLSSYSPPSTSTALQFQFPLVKHHTYPPISCIYSIPKSNKCNSCRPTKLRALTEEEETLVPEQETPSPAVTADQTVSVSVSHSDVLTMFFQAEGAMTDLAIPTVTKALEVVEGITDLKVQIVEGIASVELTKQTTVQATGVASNLVEIIQGSGFKLQTLNLSFQDEEDF
- the LOC142544802 gene encoding uncharacterized protein LOC142544802, whose translation is MWFLRLLDNDIGFENQDGWTFTSDKQKGLIPAFENLFPNAENRFCVRHLYTNMKYDGFRGVAIKNALWAAARATRVEEFKRRMENLKKINHDAYLWLAKKPEQHWSKAYFSTIPKCDILLNNMCECFNSMILDAREKPVISMFETIRNLLMARFQTNREKAEKWDGVMCPKIKVVLAKNSKEAAAFSPLMADETHFQITGLHQQHSVDLCRMSCSCRKWDLTGIPCPHAVCAIWCKQENPEAYVHRFYSVLKYKQCYSRSIMPINGPAL